The Candidatus Nitrospira nitrosa genome segment GGCAGCCGGTATTCCGACCGGCCTCTCGATTGCCCCGATCATTCCCGCGGTGAATGAAGAGGATATTCCGGATTTGCTGGAGCGGAGTGTCCATGCCGGGGCCTGTACAGCCACCTATAGTCTGTTACGGTTGTCCGGGGCTGTGGAGTCGGTGTTTGTGGATCGGCTGACGGAGGCATTTCCGGAACGGATCGGGAAAATCACCAATCGCCTCCGGGAAGTGAGAGGTGGGACGTTGACGGAGGGGCAATTTTTCAAGAGACAGGACGGACAGGGGCCCTATTGGAATTTGATCACACAGCTCTTTGAGCTTGCGAAGCGAAAAGCAGGATTTCCGGACGATGGTATGAGGCCCATTTCTGAAACATTTTGCCGGCCAGGTCAGAGACAGCTATCGCTTTTTTGAATGGGAAGGAAACATGAAGCATAATCCAGGCTTTTTAAAACTGGTTGAGCAAGCGAGGCAACGAGTGAAGGAATGTCGCGTAGTTGAGGTGAAGGCGCGTCTCGACCGGGGCGAGCGGTTTCATTTCCTCGATATCCGTGAGGACCATGAATTTGCCAAGGACCATGCCAAAGGCGCTATACATCTTGGGAAGGGAATTATCGAACGGGATATCGAGTCGGTGGTTCCTGATAAGCAGGACTCCATCGTGCTGTATTGTGGCGGAGGCTATCGATCAGTGCTGGCTGCCGATGCGTTGCAACAGATGGGGTACGAAAATGTACTCTCGATGGATGGAGGGATTCGCGCGTGGCGGGAAGCTGGGTACCCGCTGGATTGAGGATGGTGCAAAAGGCCTCCAGCCTCGTTCTCGCATCGCTCAAGACCGCAACGTATCAACCGCGTATGTCTCGGCCTCTTGCTCGCTGTGGCCTTGCCCGGTGAAAGGCGCGTCTCGTCGCGCAGGGGTTGGCGGGTGAGGCAGTGAGCGTTTTCACTCATTCCTCTAAATCCTACTTATTGACTCGATCGAACTCCTTGATGACCTGCTCTGTGAGATCAATCGTATTTTTGTGGTAGATCACGATCTTGACGGTCTGCTCGCTGCCTTTGTCGACCACGAGTGCCACTCCGCCTTTTTCCGCGACGGTTTGTGTCGCGGCGGAGATTTTCTTCATATACTCATCGACCAATTCCTTCTGCTTTTTCTGGATCTCCATGTTGAATTCTTGCGCCCGTTTCTGGAAGTCCTGGACTTTTGTTCGGAACTGCCCCTCCTTCTCTTTCTTTTCCGTCTCGGTCCATTTGGGGGCCTGTTCCTTCAATTGTTTGTCGGTATTGCGGAGCTCTTCTTCATCTTTGCCAAGCAGTTTCTGCTTGC includes the following:
- a CDS encoding OmpH family outer membrane protein; amino-acid sequence: MFISAVRALFLAILFVSTPLFWPSFSQAAEFKMGVVDPQSVLEKSKAGKRALDELKEHILGKQKLLGKDEEELRNTDKQLKEQAPKWTETEKKEKEGQFRTKVQDFQKRAQEFNMEIQKKQKELVDEYMKKISAATQTVAEKGGVALVVDKGSEQTVKIVIYHKNTIDLTEQVIKEFDRVNK
- a CDS encoding rhodanese-like domain-containing protein; amino-acid sequence: MKHNPGFLKLVEQARQRVKECRVVEVKARLDRGERFHFLDIREDHEFAKDHAKGAIHLGKGIIERDIESVVPDKQDSIVLYCGGGYRSVLAADALQQMGYENVLSMDGGIRAWREAGYPLD